A genomic segment from Tuwongella immobilis encodes:
- a CDS encoding AraC family transcriptional regulator, giving the protein MAVAQSISIIYQQKVSTVTGWIESHLDDALEPMELAKLAHVSPFHFHRIFRGVTGESIAGYTRRLRLERAAKRLRDTQASVTDLAFQSGYNSHEAFTRAFRDHFGVPPSAYRNESGRGFDPIDRPDGVTIERFEAIPVVKMRHIGPYEQSGTTFPQLFGWAVSQGIQPLDTVLGICWDDPEICPVERLRFDACLGSTFQPAPGAPVQSGIIPAGRYAKLLHRGPYDTLQESYLALVGGWVPTTEYELADEACIEIYFNDPAQTPPEELLTEIRVRLLDR; this is encoded by the coding sequence ATGGCAGTTGCCCAATCGATCTCGATCATCTACCAACAAAAAGTCTCCACCGTCACCGGATGGATCGAATCCCATTTGGATGATGCGCTTGAGCCGATGGAGTTGGCCAAACTCGCGCATGTTTCACCGTTCCATTTTCATCGCATCTTCCGCGGCGTCACGGGGGAATCGATCGCGGGGTACACCCGACGACTCCGCCTAGAACGCGCCGCGAAACGACTCCGCGATACCCAGGCCAGCGTCACCGATCTGGCGTTCCAATCCGGCTATAACTCCCACGAAGCGTTCACCCGCGCATTCCGCGATCATTTCGGCGTTCCACCTTCGGCATATCGAAACGAGTCCGGCCGCGGGTTTGATCCCATCGACCGCCCCGATGGAGTCACCATCGAACGATTCGAGGCGATCCCTGTGGTGAAGATGCGGCACATCGGCCCCTACGAACAGAGCGGCACGACCTTCCCGCAGTTGTTCGGGTGGGCTGTTTCCCAAGGCATTCAACCGCTGGATACCGTGTTGGGAATCTGCTGGGACGATCCGGAAATTTGCCCGGTCGAGCGATTGCGGTTCGATGCTTGTCTGGGAAGCACGTTCCAACCCGCACCCGGCGCACCCGTCCAAAGCGGCATCATTCCAGCCGGGCGATATGCGAAATTGCTGCATCGCGGGCCGTATGATACGCTCCAGGAATCGTACCTCGCACTGGTCGGCGGGTGGGTTCCGACGACCGAGTACGAGTTGGCCGATGAGGCGTGCATCGAGATTTACTTCAACGATCCCGCCCAGACACCACCCGAAGAACTGTTGACGGAAATCCGCGTTCGCTTGCTCGATCGATAA